The Apodemus sylvaticus chromosome 17, mApoSyl1.1, whole genome shotgun sequence genome contains a region encoding:
- the Slc39a4 gene encoding zinc transporter ZIP4 isoform X1, with the protein MTLPRSLPQGLWLALLVGTAAMVQPNNLLSLLTSGQGSLDRPALDGLLNTLVARVHCTDGPCEKCLSVENVLALGKPDKPQPAQESVLESRYIIYLSAAAALYLNDPEKTCKDIQAGLLASRVDDYLATLESPEAMTLGLSQLLQKIEAHAASQPTGEQTCVDVPQLLEEAEEAGVSRSPGLVLTALLDHVINGSCFQGLPSPQYFVDFVFRLHNSDPPNITLDELENLMHSLGVGGEDHSDHDDHHDHSHLDREASHQDTELHTNHNSSSSVWDTLCLSAKDVMAVYGLSEEAGVSPQAWVQLTPALVQQQLSGACSLHLSSHTQDQLSQTERYLYGSLATLLICLCAVFGLLLLTCAKCSTATHYIMQTFLSLAVGALTGDALLHLIPKVLGLHTHGGEGHTHEEVAVGGQTTWRLLAVLGGFYIFFLFESFFNLVLPRDQDPEKDGSCSHGGHSHGISLQLAPSNLRQSKQSHESSRSDLVTEETPELLNPETQRLRAELRLLPYLITLGDAVHNFADGLAVGAAFSSSWKTGLATSLAVFCHELPHELGDFAALLHAGLSVKCALLLNLASALTAFIGLYVALAVGVGEEGEAWILAVATGLFLYVALCDMLPAMMNVRDQRPWLLFLLHNVGLLAGWTFLLLLSMYEDNITF; encoded by the exons ATGACTCTCCCGAGGTCGCTCCCACAGGGCCTCTGGTTGGCTCTGCTGGTGGGCACAGCAGCAATGGTCCAGCCCAATaacctgctcagcctgctcaccTCGGGCCAGGGTTCTCTGGATCGCCCGGCACTGGACGGCCTGTTAAATACGCTGGTGGCCCGTGTGCACTGCACCGACGGGCCGTGTGAAAAG TGTCTGTCTGTGGAGAATGTCTTGGCTCTAGGCAAACCTGACAAGCCACAGCCTGCCCAAGAATCAGTCCTGGAGTCCAGATACATTATTTACCTTAGTGCTGCCGCTGCCCTCTATCTTAACGACCCAGAGAAAACATGCAAGGATATCCAAGCCGGCCTCTTGGCCTCCCGTGTGGACGATTATCTGGCCACACTGGAGAGTCCAGAGGCCATGACCCTGGGTCTGAGCCAGCTACTACAGAAGATTGAGGCCCATGCTGCCAGCCAACCCACTGGGGAGCAG ACCTGTGTAGATGTTCCCCAACTgctggaggaggctgaggaagcgGGGGTCTCCAGAAGCCCCGGCCTGGTCTTGACTGCCTTGCTGGATCATGTCATTAATGGGTCCTGCTTCCAAGGCCTGCCTAGCCCTCAGTACTTTGTGGACTTTGTGTTCAGGCTACACAATAGTGACCCTCCCAATATCACGCTGGATG AACTGGAGAATTTGATGCATTCCCTTGGGGTGGGTGGAGAGGACCACAGCGACCATGATGATCACCATGACCACAGTCATCTGGACAGGGAAGCCAGCCACCAAGACACGGAGCTTCATACCAACCACAACAGCAGCTCTAGTGTATGGGACACG CTGTGCCTGAGTGCCAAAGATGTCATGGCTGTGTATGGGCTATCTGAAGAGGCTGGGGTGAGCCCTCAGGCCTGGGTCCAACTGACCCCTGCCTTAGTCCAGCAACAGCTAAGTggggcctgcagcctccacctcAGCAGCCATACTCAGGACCAGCTCAGTCAAACAGAGA GGTATCTCTATGGCTCCCTGGCTACTCTGCTCATCTGCCTCTGCGCCGTGTTCGGTCTTCTGCTGCTGACCTGTGCCAAATGCAGCACAGCCACCCACTACATCATGCAGACGTTTCTAAGCTTGGCTGTGGGTGCACTCACGGGTGATGCTCTCCTGCATCTAATACCCAAG GTGCTGGgactgcacacacatggaggaGAGGGTCACACCCACGAGGAGGTGGCCGTTGGTGGACAGACCACCTGGCGCCTGCTGGCTGTACTTGGAGGCTTCTACATCTTCTTCCTGTTTGAGAGCTTCTTCAACCTCGTATTGCCCAGGGACCAG GATCCTGAGAAAGATGGGTCTTGTAGCCACGGTGGGCACAGTCATGGAATATCACTGCAGCTGGCACCCAGCAATCTCCGACAGTCCAAACAGAGCCATGAGAGCTCTCGCTCAGACCTG GTGACAGAGGAGACCCCGGAACTACTGAACCCAGAGACCCAGCGACTGAGAGCAG AGCTGAGACTGTTGCCCTATCTGATCACGCTGGGCGACGCGGTGCACAACTTTGCCGACGGGCTCGCTGTGGGCGCAGCCTTCTCATCCTCGTGGAAGACTGGGCTGGCCACCTCACTGGCGGTGTTCTGCCATGAGCTGCCCCACGAACTCG GCGACTTCGCTGCTCTGCTGCATGCCGGTCTGAGTGTGAAGTGTGCGCTTTTGCTGAATCTGGCCTCTGCGCTCACAGCATTCATTGGCCTCTACGTGGCTCTAGCAGTTGGAGTAGGCGAGGAGGGCGAGGCTTGGATTCTGGCGGTAGCCACCGGCCTCTTCCTTTATGTGGCGCTCTGTGACATG ctcccagccatgatgaatGTGCGGGACCAGCGGCCCTGGCTTCTTTTCCTGCTCCACAACGTGGGTCTGCTGGCCGGCTGgaccttcctgctgctgctgtcaatGTATGAAGACAACATCACCTTCTGA
- the Slc39a4 gene encoding zinc transporter ZIP4 isoform X2 — protein MTLPRSLPQGLWLALLVGTAAMVQPNNLLSLLTSGQGSLDRPALDGLLNTLVARVHCTDGPCEKCLSVENVLALGKPDKPQPAQESVLESRYIIYLSAAAALYLNDPEKTCKDIQAGLLASRVDDYLATLESPEAMTLGLSQLLQKIEAHAASQPTGEQTCVDVPQLLEEAEEAGVSRSPGLVLTALLDHVINGSCFQGLPSPQYFVDFVFRLHNSDPPNITLDELENLMHSLGVGGEDHSDHDDHHDHSHLDREASHQDTELHTNHNSSSSVWDTLCLSAKDVMAVYGLSEEAGVSPQAWVQLTPALVQQQLSGACSLHLSSHTQDQLSQTERYLYGSLATLLICLCAVFGLLLLTCAKCSTATHYIMQTFLSLAVGALTGDALLHLIPKVLGLHTHGGEGHTHEEVAVGGQTTWRLLAVLGGFYIFFLFESFFNLVLPRDQDPEKDGSCSHGGHSHGISLQLAPSNLRQSKQSHESSRSDLVTEETPELLNPETQRLRAELRLLPYLITLGDAVHNFADGLAVGAAFSSSWKTGLATSLAVFCHELPHELAPSHDECAGPAALASFPAPQRGSAGRLDLPAAAVNV, from the exons ATGACTCTCCCGAGGTCGCTCCCACAGGGCCTCTGGTTGGCTCTGCTGGTGGGCACAGCAGCAATGGTCCAGCCCAATaacctgctcagcctgctcaccTCGGGCCAGGGTTCTCTGGATCGCCCGGCACTGGACGGCCTGTTAAATACGCTGGTGGCCCGTGTGCACTGCACCGACGGGCCGTGTGAAAAG TGTCTGTCTGTGGAGAATGTCTTGGCTCTAGGCAAACCTGACAAGCCACAGCCTGCCCAAGAATCAGTCCTGGAGTCCAGATACATTATTTACCTTAGTGCTGCCGCTGCCCTCTATCTTAACGACCCAGAGAAAACATGCAAGGATATCCAAGCCGGCCTCTTGGCCTCCCGTGTGGACGATTATCTGGCCACACTGGAGAGTCCAGAGGCCATGACCCTGGGTCTGAGCCAGCTACTACAGAAGATTGAGGCCCATGCTGCCAGCCAACCCACTGGGGAGCAG ACCTGTGTAGATGTTCCCCAACTgctggaggaggctgaggaagcgGGGGTCTCCAGAAGCCCCGGCCTGGTCTTGACTGCCTTGCTGGATCATGTCATTAATGGGTCCTGCTTCCAAGGCCTGCCTAGCCCTCAGTACTTTGTGGACTTTGTGTTCAGGCTACACAATAGTGACCCTCCCAATATCACGCTGGATG AACTGGAGAATTTGATGCATTCCCTTGGGGTGGGTGGAGAGGACCACAGCGACCATGATGATCACCATGACCACAGTCATCTGGACAGGGAAGCCAGCCACCAAGACACGGAGCTTCATACCAACCACAACAGCAGCTCTAGTGTATGGGACACG CTGTGCCTGAGTGCCAAAGATGTCATGGCTGTGTATGGGCTATCTGAAGAGGCTGGGGTGAGCCCTCAGGCCTGGGTCCAACTGACCCCTGCCTTAGTCCAGCAACAGCTAAGTggggcctgcagcctccacctcAGCAGCCATACTCAGGACCAGCTCAGTCAAACAGAGA GGTATCTCTATGGCTCCCTGGCTACTCTGCTCATCTGCCTCTGCGCCGTGTTCGGTCTTCTGCTGCTGACCTGTGCCAAATGCAGCACAGCCACCCACTACATCATGCAGACGTTTCTAAGCTTGGCTGTGGGTGCACTCACGGGTGATGCTCTCCTGCATCTAATACCCAAG GTGCTGGgactgcacacacatggaggaGAGGGTCACACCCACGAGGAGGTGGCCGTTGGTGGACAGACCACCTGGCGCCTGCTGGCTGTACTTGGAGGCTTCTACATCTTCTTCCTGTTTGAGAGCTTCTTCAACCTCGTATTGCCCAGGGACCAG GATCCTGAGAAAGATGGGTCTTGTAGCCACGGTGGGCACAGTCATGGAATATCACTGCAGCTGGCACCCAGCAATCTCCGACAGTCCAAACAGAGCCATGAGAGCTCTCGCTCAGACCTG GTGACAGAGGAGACCCCGGAACTACTGAACCCAGAGACCCAGCGACTGAGAGCAG AGCTGAGACTGTTGCCCTATCTGATCACGCTGGGCGACGCGGTGCACAACTTTGCCGACGGGCTCGCTGTGGGCGCAGCCTTCTCATCCTCGTGGAAGACTGGGCTGGCCACCTCACTGGCGGTGTTCTGCCATGAGCTGCCCCACGAACTCG ctcccagccatgatgaatGTGCGGGACCAGCGGCCCTGGCTTCTTTTCCTGCTCCACAACGTGGGTCTGCTGGCCGGCTGgaccttcctgctgctgctgtcaatGTATGA
- the Vps28 gene encoding vacuolar protein sorting-associated protein 28 homolog, translating to MFHGIPATPGVGAPGNKPELYEEVKLYKNAREREKYDNMAELFAVVKTMQALEKAYIKDCVTPNEYTAACSRLLVQYKAAFRQVQGSEISSIDEFCRKFRLDCPLAMERIKEDRPITIKDDKGNLNRCIADVVSLFITVMDKLRLEIRAMDEIQPDLRELMETMHRMSHLPPDFEGRQTVSQWLQTLSGMSASDELDDSQVRQMLFDLESAYNAFNRFLHA from the exons ATGTTTCACGGGATCCCAGCTACTCCTGGTGTTGGAG CCCCTGGGAACAAGCCAGAACTGTACGAG GAGGTAAAGCTGTACAAGAATGCTCGGGAGCGGGAGAA GTATGACAACATGGCGGAACTCTTTGCAGTGGTGAAGACAATGCAGGCGCTGGAGAAGGCGTACATCAAGGACTGTGTCACCCCCAATGA GTACACTGCAGCCTGCTCCAGGCTCCTGGTCCAGTACAAAGCCGCCTTCCGACAGGTCCAGGGCTCAGAGATCAGCTCCATTGATGAATTTTGCCGAAAGTTCAGA CTGGACTGCCCACTGGCTATGGAGAGGATCAAAGAGGACCGACCCATCACTATCAAAGACGACAAGGGCAATCTCAACCGTTGCATTGCAGATGTCGTTTCG CTCTTCATCACAGTCATGGACAAGCTGCGTCTGGAGATCCGTGCCATGGACGAG ATTCAGCCAGACCTACGGGAGCTGATGGAGACCATGCACAGAATGAGCCACCTGCCTCCAGACTTCGAGGGCCGCCAAACCGTCAGCCAATG GCTGCAGACCCTGAGTGGTATGTCGGCCTCTGATGAGCTGGATGACTCCCAAGTTCGCCAGATGCTCTTCGATCTGGAGTCAGCTTACAACGCCTTTAACCGATTCCTACACGCCTGA